ATAGAGTTACCGTAAATTCCTTAATTTTTGGCAATTAGTTTGTTTCGTCTTATTTATGGTATAAATTTCATGCAGCAGCCTTGAGGCAGTTCTAAGATGGAAGCTGTGAACATCAGACTCTTTAGAGCTGAATGTTTCCAAAGGCCATTCTCCCTGGTTTcttgtttgcttgggttttggttttatttttaaagagagaactgatttttcCTCACTATGCATTACTAAGCCATTTAATCATCACAGGGCAAATTCAGCCATCAAGGCTTTGGTGAATGTTGATTTAAAGCCATGTGTGAATGGATAAGGCCAGGTGTCTATAGCCTGGTTACATCGGTGGTCAGAGATGTTGAACACCCGAGTTCAAAGCTATCCTGAGCTACAAATCAAGACTCCACTCTCTTAaattgaaggaaaaataagagCTGAGCTTCCTCCCCCACAAAGTCCTTACCTGGTCTTCTGGAGTTCATTTTAAGAGGCtatttttctctgagacaggatttttttgtgtgttgccTGAGAGCTGGACACATTCTGTCAGTGCTTACAGGGATGTGGTGTGCTTTCTCGTGGGCCTCTGTCTGTGTTCCTaccctcctggccctggcacctTTCCAGTTAATAGTAGTGGAGTGGGTGTCTTGTGCTTTCTTTGAGACTCCCTGATCTGATCATGTCAGCCCATCACTCTTGTGGTGTGTGCGAAGAGAAGCCGACGCCATGTTGGGGGCAGCGCGCCCTGTGTGATTGCTTGTGCTGGATGAGCCTtcgttgttattttgtttatggaGTGTCCAGGCTGGCCCTTAGCTCCAGAGCTAATGTaatcttacctcagcctcctgaggagctGGGACTTCAGCTGTGGGCTCCATGCCCAGCAGCCACCAGTGGTAGGCGgtttaagttttcttttgttttattactttgtagtccaggccagcctgtaaATTCTTGATTCTCTTACCTTAGCCTCTTAAGTGTTTAATttataggtatgagccaccataccaaattgccttctttttttttttaaagaaggggaCATAATCTAAGagattctatatattttaaagagttatgtgtatgaatgttggCTTGTTTGAGTGTGcaccacatttgtgcctggtatccttagagtccagaagagggtgttggtgGGTCCAATGGAATTGAGTTATAGAACCCAACTCCCATCTTTTGTAAGGGCTCCAagtactcttaacaactgagccatctttcaggcCCTGAACCTGCAGCTTTACTCCCAGTATAATCTTAATTTTATCATGACCATTGGTTCCTAGAAGTCAGTGTAGcgattatttgtctttttatcatgacaaaaaccccaaaaccctggCAAGAGCAATTTAAGGAAGGGTTCACTCTGATTCTCAATTCCAGAGGCTCCAGGAGATGGTAcggatgggggtggtggtggtggctacATCCCCTCATAGCAGAGAGGCACATTAAACCTCACATTAGAGTCGCTTTTACACCTCAGCTAACCTCGTTTAGAAGCTCCTCACAGACTGATTCTAAGTCCCATCAAGCTGACAATCAGAATTAACTATAAAGCATTTGCCTCCTCTGACTGAACAGACTCGGGAGCCGCCCACACGTACGTGGCTGGATTGCCAATCATTTGTGTGGTGCTCTGGTGAAGAAGATGCAGTACAGATTTTCTAGGAGCGTTTTTTGaacatttgagacagggtcttcaaTCCGTAAACTCTGTCTTTTTTCCTATTCCCGTCACGTAGTCCCTTTAAATGCCTTCCGGCTCACGTTTATCCCTCTACATGGTTATTACATGGCAGTAAGTACCTGCAGCCTGGCGTGTGAGAGGCTGAGGTAGCAGAGTCTGGGCTGGATGGCACACCAAGACCAGGGGCTAGAGGTCACCTGTGTCCCGGCCCTATACACATGACAGAGTACTTTGCCTTTTTTGAGGATTGTGTTTATACACAATttttggtgggggttggggttgtGGTGTTTGTGAGGTGGGTCTCAtatcatagcccaggctggcatggaatGTAATATAACTGGCGATGTATGTGTACGAGtgtttgcctgcaagtatgtatgtgtaccagtACCATATGCATACCTGCTGCCCACACAGGTATGGttggcattggatgccctggaattggttacagatggttgcgagccattctgtggtgctgggaagcTCTAACCACtggcatctctcctgcccccctcccaggTTTCTATGAGCTGGAATTATAGTGTCTAACCAGAATACGTGGAGCTTTTGAAAACTAGATTTTGGCCATCACTGTGTGAAACTGTCTAGGCTTGAGTTGCTTAGTTGACAATCTCACCACATTGATGGATATTGAGTGTGATAGGTGTCCCTTCCAGCTGAGCTTCTGAAAACTGCTCTGATCAGTTACCATCAGCTTTCTGCACTGCAGTTCCTCACAGAGGGCATCAAGGACTCCACCACCAGCTGACACCGTCCTCAGAAGATGTTAGGCCTTTCCCTTCTCCTAACCACATTCTACCTTTTAATTGATTATTGAACATGTGAACTTCCACATGTGAGTGAGGGACTGTGTGCTGTTAGAGAATCTGTCAGCAACTAGTCctgttggttttggctttttgagataaagtgtgtgtgtgtgtgtgtgttcatcaaaTGCTTCATCCgtctacctcagcttcccaataGTTTCACTTATAAGCATGCGCTACcatattacatttatatacattttttctattataaaagtTACATACATGTTTACCATGCAGAATCTTGGGAAGCTTCTGTCCAGACGTCTTTCTCACTGAAATGCCTCAGTGACAGCCGCCCGCCTTCACCTTCCTGTGCTCTCATCTACTTGACCTCTTATCTCCTGTTCTGCAGGCACGCCAGCTGCATGTTTCTGCGAAACTgaacttacctctgcctcctccccttgTGCAGATCTGACCAGCCATCTGGTTGCCATCCACCAAGAGGAACCTCTCTTCATACAGTTGTCGAAGCCATAAATTTGAGGATCCTTGATGCTTCTCCACCCTCTAACTGTAATGGAATTAGAAGCTTGCTTGTTTACAAACCATCTCTACTATTAGTCTCTTAGTTCATTCTCTTCTTACCTGCATTTTCCTAAAACATCTACTTTTGAGCCTCTCAGGACTTAGCATGTCTTCCTTCCGGGTTTACCTTAGAAAGTAAAGCCTCTTAGACCTGTAGCTCAGTGCCAGCAGTCTGTCCTCCCTCTAACATGCCcgctccttctctctccttcctcctgactCTGGGCACCTGTCATTGTCTGTAGtgattctttcattttctgcttctttgtaGCAGTCACTGTGTCTTACAGTTGTGTAAGTTTCCAGTCCTGACAGAGTTGTAATACTAAGTAGTTAGAAGAGAACAGTCAGTTGTAGGGAATGTGAACTAGTTCTGAAGCTGTTCAGTTTTATGGACCTCGTTGCTTAACAATTGATTTACAATGTGATTAGCTTCCATCTTTCTGGTCCCATCCTAACAGTTCTATGAACAAAGTTTCCAAAGTGAGAAGTACGGCAGGACAAAGCAGGAGTTTGATTGACAGACTGACTCTGCCCTTCCTGTGGCCATCCAGTGCAACTGAGATAAGACAGTTGCTCACCTAGTAGCTGTGCCATCGATGCAGAGGAGGGCACAGTTCAGTGACTAGGTAGGGACAGGGAGGAGTTATCTAAGTGACTTCATTTCTAGTTTGTTAGTGTGGGTACCTGAGGTTGTCATCAACTAGTAGTGTTGGGTTTTGAGGCTCTTACTGACACATCCAGATGAGCTGGTCTACCACACAGTAGGCTCTGAAGGTAAGAGAGTACCACAGGAAATGGCAGGATGGAGAGTCACCATGTGTGGGAGCTAATCAGAGCTAGGAATAGTCATGTAGACATCACCTGAAAGGAATCATGGTCTGTAAAGAGAATGAACCTTGAGGACCTCTACTGTCTGAGagctagaaaagaaagaaagtctgagCAGCCAAGGTCGAAGACTTGGGCAATGAAAAGCTTCAAGGAGAAGGACAAGGACATCCATCTTTTTTTCCCAGTTAGGAAGATGCTCCAGCACAGACGGTTCCCTTGGCTTCCTGTTACAAAGTTCTGCCTCACTCCCGATGACCTCCCCAGCCCAAAGCcaaagcaaccccccccccattccctttGTGGGATGCAACAGACACACAGTTCCCAGAGCTCTTGCTAACCTTAGTATAAGGTTTAAAACAGAATCTGGGCCTAATCCCAGGAAAATTGATGAATGATTCCAGACAGCTTCATGTCTAAGGACCTTTCTGAGAGCCCGAGAAGCTGATATGTAGGTGCTGTATAGGTTTACAGTTTATGAAAGTACAAGAGAGGAGGGCGTGAGTATTGTTAGACTCAGACAGTTTAAAGCAGggtcatgtagcccaagctggtctcaaaatcACTATAGCTGATGGGGGGTTGTCCAGCTCTGACACTGTCCTCACAGCCTCTCAGtcctcatccccctgcctctgtctacaTAAGGTACTGGGATTACGgtaggcatgtgccatcatgacCGCCTAATTACAGCGACCTTTTATAATAGGATTTtgaggactggggatgtagctcaaggATGGAGTGCTTGCAAGATTCTGATAACTTGGTGATGAAGAGATGGCAGCCACAGAAACCTGGATGGGACTTTCCACTGTGCTTGTTCCTAGCGTGGGATGGCGTAGGCAAAGTGCTgccatctgtttttattttttttggttttttgtaaCAGATGTACTGGTACCCTGCATTATATCCTTAATTAACCACAAAGCTAAACCAAAACTAAGATTTTTGTAGTCTTAAGTCTTACTAGACCTATTTTATGTTTCAGAACTGCTGAGTGCCCACCAAGGGAAGGGGAAAAGTTGCCACTCCTGCTCCCAGTCTTGAGCCAGCAGCAACACAAAACACGTGCTTCTAGGCCCCTTCCCAGCAGTCAGGTGGACCCTGGACGCCTTcactcccctttccctccactgGGATAGCTCCAGTGTATCTCGATAAAGCTGTTCATTCAGTCACTGTCAGTGGAGCAGGCTTTATAGATTATGTGCAAACAAAAACCTTCCCTGATTATACTAATTTGTTCTCAAATGTTTCTTTAATTTGAATTAGTTATtattaatgtttgtttttaactgacCTGTTCTAGTTATGGTTACTTTTACTGGGAGGAAACCCTGTGACCAAATGCATGTTGGGGAgcaaagtgtttatttggctttccatcatcaaaggaagtcaggtcagaaacatggaggcaggagctgatgcagaggccaggaagggaaTCGCTGACTGGCCTGCTCCTTGTGGCtaactcagcctgctttcttatagaacccaggaccaccacccaGGGACGGCCCCACCCACTGATAGTAAGAAAACGGTCCACAGGCTTGTGTGCACAGAAGCCTGATCTTACAGAGGCCTTTTTTGTCAGGGGAGATTCCCTCCTCTTGGATGACtacagtttgtgtcaagctgacataagcCTATCCAGCACAACACACATGTGGCACCTAAAatactgtgggggggggggtgcagaggcAAAGAAAACATTGTGCAGTGCACAGCAGCTATACATTCACTCAGGCGCTCACTCTGTGAGGAGATCAGTCTGTGATAGTTTATTATGTTCCCCACCTCCATTGCTTTCGTTCAACTTACATTTCCCATGAAAACCCAGCACAGGCTCAGAGTGACAGACTCAGTATAACGCTGCTTTATGTAGCATCTTGCTTTTGAGGAATTCTGGATAGTTCTTTTGAGAAGACTAAATTATCGAAAATGGTAGAAAGCAATTAAACTGTTATGTGCAGAAAAGGGGAAGCTCTCTCCCACCCTTAGGTTCTGAGGTATCAGAGACCAATCACAGTGATCTTAAGATCTACtccaggaggaagaaacagggcCTGGGTAGAGGTGCTCGCCGCCAAGCCTGGGGCCTGAGCTGATCCCTGGACTTCACATGGGAAAGGGGAGAACCAGTTCCTgcatgttgttctctgacttgtCCGTATGTGCTGCACAGTTTGGGCCTGTGCTTATATAGaaataagtgtatttttaaaaaatctctaaaaGGCACTTTAAGTACCGTAAATGCAGAGTTTGTTTGCATAGTTAGAAAACAGCTGAGACTGGGCTAGAGAACCCTAGAAGTTAAAATGGAAGGTAAAGAACATCGACTCTACCTGAAGGCAGTTAAAGGCTGCTGTCACAGGCGCTCGTAAATGTGGACCCCATGGGAAGGGTTATCCTTAGTTGCCCCCAGGGTGTATGTCTTGCACAATAATCTCAGCTAGAGTGGATCTCTCCATACATAGCTCTGAAAATGTGGTGGCCTCACTCTCACAAACGTGCGACTGCAGATCTTTATTCCATTGGTAGGATTACTTTGCAGGAGAGTGGCCATCCCTGGAAACACACTCTCCAGTCCTGGGGCGCTTTTTAGCAAGGGTATGGACCCCTGACTGTATCTAGTACATAACCCTTCCGCTAACACTTCCACTCAGCGGAGTAGAGGTGCCTTGCCCGGGTTGTATCCACCCTCTCTAGCTAATGGAGCAGAGACCAGGCCAGGCCAGCGGCAAGTAATCCTCTTCCTGTCGCACTGTGAAATGCCTCCCGTCCTCACCCCcaccaggaaagaagaaaaaaagacagcagggttttgttgttttgttttgttgaactGAATTAGTTCAGACTTTTTAAGAATAAGGTAGGTGTATGGGCCTCCGTGATTTCTTTAAGATGCTATAGAAGGTTTAGTCAAGATTGATGCTTGGTCCTAGCCAAAGGTGAGTCGGGGATATCGTTCAGATGAGAGGGTTGCTTAGAAGTCAAAGCACATGACAGACAAGTTAGAAACAGCAAAACAGCCAACACTATGGGAATGGTTGAGGaaataatagttatttttttatatgtaaccAATAAATTGCTGTACCTTCAGTCTCAACAGTCGGGAGGTAGCCGGGATTCCATACTGAGACACACTTAAACCAACAAAACAAGAGTCTATTAGGGCCAGGCATGGTATGCActgaggaaagctgaggcaggaggatcacaaatgtAACACCAGCATGGGTTAGGTAGCAAGAACTAGTTATGGAGGAGAGGATGGTGCTGTTGGGGgctggtagagtacttgcttagcatctacagagtcctgggttcaactcctagcactgcctgtaatctcaggattGTGGAGTTAGGAGGAGCAGAAAGTCGAAGCCCTCTCTCCTAAAAGCTAGACAAAATGAACAGCGAAGCAACATAGAGCAGTTAATATCTGCTGCTTCTATGCCAAGGtgtgattttaaaaagcagtgtCAGGAAAACGGACTTTAAAAGGTCAGTTTACAGTAATAGCCCTTTCTATAATGTAGCATTCAAAATCAGCTTATTTTGTGGCTGTTAGTTCCACAGAAAGTGGTTAGTTTGCTTCTGTTCTTCGTGATTTGTGTATTAGAAATGAGCCAGAATACGACTTTTGGTAAAGATGTTAGAAGTCAGGAAAATAGACTTCTCTTGCTAGAAGCAGCAAGATACCTAAGTCAGCTCTGTTCTCTCCTGTTCCAGGGCATCTGTTATGCACCTTAAGCCGTACTGGAAACTCCAGAAGAAAGAGCACCCTCTTGAAATCAGCGGGGACACTCTGAGAACACCTATGAGCCACGGAAAGGCCAGCAGTGATGAGAAGGCCAGAGCCAACTACATGAAACCAACCGTCCTTCCTTCGGCCTCCCTCGTCAAAGCATCATCTAGAAAACCTTCCGGGGTCCTTTCTCCAAATGTTCTGTGCAGTATGAGTGGGAAGAGCCCTGTAGAGAGCAGCTTGAATGTTAAAGCCAAAAAGAATGTGCTGTCTGCAGCAGTGCACCAGAGTGAGGAGGGACTGCCTGGGGGCTGGACTATTGTCAAACCTGGGAACACGAAAGAGAAAATTGCATTCTTTGCAGCCCACCAGTGTAGCAATAGGATAGGCTCTATGAAAATTAAAAGTTCCTGGGATATCGATGGAAGAGCcactaaaagaaggaaaaaatcagGGGATCTCAAGAAAGCCAAGTTACAACTAGAAATGATGAGAGAGATCAACAGCCAGTGCTACCAGTCGGAGCCGTTTGTGTGTGGCGTCGAGTACTGTTCTGTACATTCCATGAGTGACAGTGGGGATGGTGTCTGTGCTGCGAGGCCTCTGTCAGTGATACAGATGGTTGCCTTCCTCGAGCAGAGAGCCACTGCTCTGCTAGCTAGCTGCACAAAAAACTGCACAAATTCGTCTGCCATTGTGAAGATTTCTGGCCAGTCCCGAGGTATGCCACCTGTACCTGAGCCCTTTTCTGCTCTAGAAACTTGTGAAGAACCCAAGGAACGAGAAAATCCTGAGACTGGCAGATCCCAGAGTGAGCCGGTCCGTGTCCTTGACATGGTAGCCAGGTTGGAGTCTGAGTGCCTGAAGCACCAGGGCCAGCGGGAACCTGGGAGCTTATCACGCAATAACAGCTTCCGTCGAAATGTAGGCAGGGTGTTGCTCACTAATGGTTCTCAGGCCAGTGACAAAAATGAAGAGAGCTCTGCAGACACAGCCGACCCTCAGGAGCACCCCTTGCAGCCNGTATCTGTGGGTGAAGAACCCTCCGTAACTGAGCATCATTTTGTAGGGGAGCAGGCCTGGGATGGCACTTCTCAGAGCTGTCCCTCATTGCCAGCCGCTGTGAGCTTCCACACGGacagcacagaggcagagcccGGGCAGCAAACAGCTGTGAAGAACTGCAGCCGGGGTGACGTAGAAATGGTGGAGGAATTTGATGAATTGCCTACAGATGCTGTCAGTTGTATAAGTAGAGAGCTTGTAACACTCACAAAACACAATCCTGAGCAGAGACAGGACCCGCTGTGCATCAGCGTCACTGTGTGCACAGTAGACAAAGCCCAGCCGTCGGCTTTAGACTCCCTTGAAGAGCCTCTTCCTGGGATGCTCTTCTTTCTGTCATCTGgacaggagcaggaagagcaCCCCCAGCCGAGGGAACCCCCAGCACCAGAGGCCTCAGAGGCCAGTCAGCCTCAAGATGCTGCTGANGGCAGCAGTGCTCGTGAGGAGAAAGATGCCTCTGTGGAGCCGCTCGTCCCAGCAGCCTCTGGGGGAGGGAGCACCTTACAGGTGCTTGAGGCANCCACGTGCAAAAAGCAGGTGTCGCAGGACTTCCTGGAGACCAGGTTTAAAATCCAGCAGCTTCTGGAGCCTCAGCAGTACATGGCATGCCTGCCCCACCACATCATGGTGAAAATCTTCAGGTTACTCCCCACCCTGAGTTTAGCAATTCTTAAATGTACCTGCCGCTACTTCAAGTCCATCATTGAGTACTACAACATCAGACCAGCAGATTCTCGGTGGGTCCGAGACCCGCGATACGGAGAAGACCCTTGCAAGCAGTGCAAGAAAAGGTATGTGAAAGGGGANGTGTCCCTGTGCCGGTGGCACCCCAAACCCTATTGCCAGGCTTTGCCATATGGGCCTGGGTACTGGATGTGCTGCCACCAGTCTCAGAAGGGCTTTCCTGGCTGTAAGTTAGGCCTTCATGACAATCACTGGTTACCGGCCTGCCATAGCTTTAACCGGGCAATCCATAAGAAGTCGAGAGGGAGTGAAACGGAAGAGGAGTACTGAAGTCCATGTGTCAGGGAGGCAAGAGGACTGTGAAACACTTATGCCAGCCTCCNGGGCTGCGAGCTCGCCCGGCCCTTCCTGGTCTCTGCTCAGATCTGACTGCCATTGCTCAGGCGTTTTAAACTGTTTCCCAACTGTACAAGAAATGAGTTCCATGGTTTTGTATGGTGGTGCCTCACATTAAACCTATCCAGCTGTGAAGAACTCTTGCCTGTTTTCCTCCATCAAGGACATTCAGAGGTCACCAGGCAGTCTCCACAAGGGGATCCTGAAGTGGCCCAACACTGGCTCTGCATCTGGAGTGAGTGAGAAGGGAAGCAAACCTTTGAGAATTATGCCtcagaaagaaaaccaggcaCCTTACCCTAGACCTGTATGCTTGTTCCTGTGAGAGTGGTGACTGGAGACGGATATGCCCTGTGGNGTTTACAGTGTATATAATGGTTGTGTTTGCATAGGGCTGTGAATGTGCACATTAAACCNGAGCGCCTTGACCTGTAGATGAGTGCTTTGCCNCGCTGTAAATAACGTGATTAAAATTCAGTATTGTATATTATGAGCAGCTGACTAAACATAATCACCACAGAATAAGACAATATCATATAATAGATTAAAATGTTGTGCATCCTTTTGTCtggttaaaaattttttaaaaaaaacttcaataaaaaataaatgttttaaatgaggTCTTgtcttaaaataagattttactaACTTTATGAATGTTCATGTAAATTCAGGCAGTGTTGGAGGAGACCAGCTGAGGGTGTTGGACCCCCTGAAGCTGTGCTGGGAATGTAATCTGTGTGTTGTGCAGAGCAACAAGTTCTCTGCACTGCTGAGCCATTATAGCCCAAAGATGGATTTTGTGCACATGCATTGAGTATGCACACACTAAGGTGGCAGAGCCACCACAATGGTGGTCAAGTAGTTGTGAGCCGTGCAACGAACTGAGCCAGATTCCTGC
The sequence above is drawn from the Mus pahari chromosome 8, PAHARI_EIJ_v1.1, whole genome shotgun sequence genome and encodes:
- the Fbxo34 gene encoding F-box only protein 34 isoform X1 translates to MGFGASVGLRRPALSSWSASVSGSESGLPPPHRAAAAPGQAPAGQKHRASVMHLKPYWKLQKKEHPLEISGDTLRTPMSHGKASSDEKARANYMKPTVLPSASLVKASSRKPSGVLSPNVLCSMSGKSPVESSLNVKAKKNVLSAAVHQSEEGLPGGWTIVKPGNTKEKIAFFAAHQCSNRIGSMKIKSSWDIDGRATKRRKKSGDLKKAKLQLEMMREINSQCYQSEPFVCGVEYCSVHSMSDSGDGVCAARPLSVIQMVAFLEQRATALLASCTKNCTNSSAIVKISGQSRGMPPVPEPFSALETCEEPKERENPETGRSQSEPVRVLDMVARLESECLKHQGQREPGSLSRNNSFRRNVGRVLLTNGSQASDKNEESSADTADPQEHPLQPVSVGEEPSVTEHHFVGEQAWDGTSQSCPSLPAAVSFHTDSTEAEPGQQTAVKNCSRGDVEMVEEFDELPTDAVSCISRELVTLTKHNPEQRQDPLCISVTVCTVDKAQPSALDSLEEPLPGMLFFLSSGQEQEEHPQPREPPAPEASEASQPQDAAXGSSAREEKDASVEPLVPAASGGGSTLQVLEAXTCKKQVSQDFLETRFKIQQLLEPQQYMACLPHHIMVKIFRLLPTLSLAILKCTCRYFKSIIEYYNIRPADSRWVRDPRYGEDPCKQCKKRYVKGXVSLCRWHPKPYCQALPYGPGYWMCCHQSQKGFPGCKLGLHDNHWLPACHSFNRAIHKKSRGSETEEEY
- the Fbxo34 gene encoding F-box only protein 34 isoform X3; translated protein: MDIKPKTLHGRASVMHLKPYWKLQKKEHPLEISGDTLRTPMSHGKASSDEKARANYMKPTVLPSASLVKASSRKPSGVLSPNVLCSMSGKSPVESSLNVKAKKNVLSAAVHQSEEGLPGGWTIVKPGNTKEKIAFFAAHQCSNRIGSMKIKSSWDIDGRATKRRKKSGDLKKAKLQLEMMREINSQCYQSEPFVCGVEYCSVHSMSDSGDGVCAARPLSVIQMVAFLEQRATALLASCTKNCTNSSAIVKISGQSRGMPPVPEPFSALETCEEPKERENPETGRSQSEPVRVLDMVARLESECLKHQGQREPGSLSRNNSFRRNVGRVLLTNGSQASDKNEESSADTADPQEHPLQPVSVGEEPSVTEHHFVGEQAWDGTSQSCPSLPAAVSFHTDSTEAEPGQQTAVKNCSRGDVEMVEEFDELPTDAVSCISRELVTLTKHNPEQRQDPLCISVTVCTVDKAQPSALDSLEEPLPGMLFFLSSGQEQEEHPQPREPPAPEASEASQPQDAAXGSSAREEKDASVEPLVPAASGGGSTLQVLEAXTCKKQVSQDFLETRFKIQQLLEPQQYMACLPHHIMVKIFRLLPTLSLAILKCTCRYFKSIIEYYNIRPADSRWVRDPRYGEDPCKQCKKRYVKGXVSLCRWHPKPYCQALPYGPGYWMCCHQSQKGFPGCKLGLHDNHWLPACHSFNRAIHKKSRGSETEEEY
- the Fbxo34 gene encoding F-box only protein 34 isoform X4, whose amino-acid sequence is MHLKPYWKLQKKEHPLEISGDTLRTPMSHGKASSDEKARANYMKPTVLPSASLVKASSRKPSGVLSPNVLCSMSGKSPVESSLNVKAKKNVLSAAVHQSEEGLPGGWTIVKPGNTKEKIAFFAAHQCSNRIGSMKIKSSWDIDGRATKRRKKSGDLKKAKLQLEMMREINSQCYQSEPFVCGVEYCSVHSMSDSGDGVCAARPLSVIQMVAFLEQRATALLASCTKNCTNSSAIVKISGQSRGMPPVPEPFSALETCEEPKERENPETGRSQSEPVRVLDMVARLESECLKHQGQREPGSLSRNNSFRRNVGRVLLTNGSQASDKNEESSADTADPQEHPLQPVSVGEEPSVTEHHFVGEQAWDGTSQSCPSLPAAVSFHTDSTEAEPGQQTAVKNCSRGDVEMVEEFDELPTDAVSCISRELVTLTKHNPEQRQDPLCISVTVCTVDKAQPSALDSLEEPLPGMLFFLSSGQEQEEHPQPREPPAPEASEASQPQDAAXGSSAREEKDASVEPLVPAASGGGSTLQVLEAXTCKKQVSQDFLETRFKIQQLLEPQQYMACLPHHIMVKIFRLLPTLSLAILKCTCRYFKSIIEYYNIRPADSRWVRDPRYGEDPCKQCKKRYVKGXVSLCRWHPKPYCQALPYGPGYWMCCHQSQKGFPGCKLGLHDNHWLPACHSFNRAIHKKSRGSETEEEY
- the Fbxo34 gene encoding F-box only protein 34 isoform X2, producing the protein MLLTRPIDGHQTQDSAWASVMHLKPYWKLQKKEHPLEISGDTLRTPMSHGKASSDEKARANYMKPTVLPSASLVKASSRKPSGVLSPNVLCSMSGKSPVESSLNVKAKKNVLSAAVHQSEEGLPGGWTIVKPGNTKEKIAFFAAHQCSNRIGSMKIKSSWDIDGRATKRRKKSGDLKKAKLQLEMMREINSQCYQSEPFVCGVEYCSVHSMSDSGDGVCAARPLSVIQMVAFLEQRATALLASCTKNCTNSSAIVKISGQSRGMPPVPEPFSALETCEEPKERENPETGRSQSEPVRVLDMVARLESECLKHQGQREPGSLSRNNSFRRNVGRVLLTNGSQASDKNEESSADTADPQEHPLQPVSVGEEPSVTEHHFVGEQAWDGTSQSCPSLPAAVSFHTDSTEAEPGQQTAVKNCSRGDVEMVEEFDELPTDAVSCISRELVTLTKHNPEQRQDPLCISVTVCTVDKAQPSALDSLEEPLPGMLFFLSSGQEQEEHPQPREPPAPEASEASQPQDAAXGSSAREEKDASVEPLVPAASGGGSTLQVLEAXTCKKQVSQDFLETRFKIQQLLEPQQYMACLPHHIMVKIFRLLPTLSLAILKCTCRYFKSIIEYYNIRPADSRWVRDPRYGEDPCKQCKKRYVKGXVSLCRWHPKPYCQALPYGPGYWMCCHQSQKGFPGCKLGLHDNHWLPACHSFNRAIHKKSRGSETEEEY
- the Fbxo34 gene encoding F-box only protein 34 isoform X5, which encodes MLLTRPIDGHQTQDSAWASVMHLKPYWKLQKKEHPLEISGDTLRTPMSHGKASSDEKARANYMKPTVLPSASLVKASSRKPSGVLSPNVLCSMSGKSPVESSLNVKAKKNVLSAAVHQSEEGLPGGWTIVKPGNTKEKIAFFAAHQCSNRIGSMKIKSSWDIDGRATKRRKKSGDLKKAKLQLEMMREINSQCYQSEPFVCGVEYCSVHSMSDSGDGVCAARPLSVIQMVAFLEQRATALLASCTKNCTNSSAIVKISGQSRGMPPVPEPFSALETCEEPKERENPETGRSQSEPVRVLDMVARLESECLKHQGQREPGSLSRNNSFRRNVGRVLLTNGSQASDKNEESSADTADPQEHPLQPVSVGEEPSVTEHHFVGEQAWDGTSQSCPSLPAAVSFHTDSTEAEPGQQTAVKNCSRGDVEMVEEFDELPTDAVSCISRELVTLTKHNPEQRQDPLCISVTVCTVDKAQPSALDSLEEPLPGMLFFLSSGQEQEEHPQPREPPAPEASEASQPQDAAXGSSAREEKDASVEPLVPAASGGGSTLQVLEAXTCKKQVSQDFLETRFKIQQLLEPQQYMACLPHHIMVKIFRLLPTLSLAILKCTCRYFKSIIEYYNIRPADSRWVRDPRYGEDPCKQCKKSNC